Proteins encoded within one genomic window of Candidatus Bathyarchaeum sp.:
- a CDS encoding 4Fe-4S binding protein has translation MLEIIAETLRITIAVALILAGMLAIVIWVRNNTRKLSTLRLFVQIVAVVLIFLGLIIGPFGQDQWEYLGTAPKDIAIGKEIFGRPYPDGLTVPTFSCYYASGRTATCVVWQLQSYLFPDFGTSSVYSTSGVERLAIATGLLILMSIIFGRFLCGWICPFGLYMDLLTRLRKALKIKHWTLSDRTNEVLRQSRYLIIATFLILSVILGMRAIAGVELVSETELGRYLEIPFCQVCPAKPLFVLVEGALGFMDVDYMLSQTIGDFALTGWYLTSINLVILGVVTVGSFKIRRLWCRICPLGGLIAIFSRFGPFKKISLIKLTKVEEKCTKCGICKRVCPPQVTEVYDDKGGDVTVSSCILCFRCVEMCPYEGCLQVEVAGKPIYKSKNWLKEEE, from the coding sequence TTGCTAGAAATCATCGCAGAAACGTTGCGAATAACCATAGCGGTAGCTTTGATTCTAGCAGGTATGTTGGCAATTGTAATCTGGGTGAGAAACAACACCCGAAAACTAAGCACACTACGCCTTTTCGTTCAGATTGTTGCAGTTGTGTTGATTTTTCTTGGATTAATTATCGGACCCTTTGGGCAAGACCAGTGGGAATACCTGGGAACTGCCCCCAAAGACATCGCCATCGGAAAAGAAATCTTTGGAAGACCCTACCCAGATGGGTTAACTGTGCCCACCTTTTCGTGTTACTACGCTTCGGGAAGAACTGCAACCTGTGTAGTTTGGCAGTTGCAAAGTTACTTGTTTCCAGATTTTGGCACCAGCAGTGTTTATTCCACATCGGGAGTGGAACGGCTGGCAATAGCCACAGGGCTTCTCATACTGATGTCCATAATTTTTGGGCGATTTCTTTGTGGATGGATATGTCCCTTTGGGTTGTATATGGATTTGCTTACGCGGTTACGAAAAGCCTTGAAAATTAAGCACTGGACCCTCTCCGACAGAACCAACGAAGTTTTACGACAATCCCGTTACTTGATTATTGCGACGTTTTTGATTTTAAGCGTCATTCTAGGCATGCGAGCCATTGCGGGGGTTGAACTTGTCTCAGAAACAGAACTAGGCAGATACCTTGAGATACCCTTCTGCCAAGTTTGCCCAGCGAAACCCTTGTTTGTTCTGGTAGAAGGGGCACTGGGATTTATGGATGTGGATTACATGCTGTCCCAGACTATCGGGGATTTTGCTTTGACGGGATGGTATCTTACTTCAATTAATTTAGTAATACTGGGAGTAGTAACTGTAGGCTCCTTTAAGATTCGTCGATTATGGTGCCGAATCTGCCCATTGGGGGGATTGATAGCAATCTTTAGCAGGTTTGGGCCCTTTAAGAAGATTTCATTAATCAAACTAACCAAAGTAGAAGAAAAATGCACCAAATGCGGCATATGTAAAAGGGTGTGCCCCCCACAGGTTACTGAAGTCTACGACGATAAAGGAGGCGACGTAACCGTTTCATCGTGCATCCTGTGCTTTAGATGCGTAGAGATGTGCCCATACGAAGGCTGCCTTCAGGTGGAAGTTGCAGGCAAGCCAATATACAAATCCAAAAACTGGCTAAAAGAAGAAGAGTGA
- a CDS encoding sulfite exporter TauE/SafE family protein, which yields MTVLEQISDPYLGSLVFGLLYGLTFCASSCLPYIISYIAGIGAGFKQGVIATTIYNAGRIVAYAIIGTLVGLISTTVSEDFFSSYQQYSAFAFSIITVLIGATILMKKQNSTCDCKEQKPDRFGIAKLTDRFDLRAFFMGFSRGFILCPPLVALLVYAATFSQINPTMMAVLFGVGTAISPLLILGGATGWLLKKAPLFTKWLSKIGGIALVFMGLSVLISSLIEFT from the coding sequence ATGACTGTTCTAGAGCAGATTTCCGATCCGTATCTTGGTTCATTGGTTTTTGGGTTATTGTACGGTCTCACTTTTTGTGCGTCATCTTGCCTGCCCTATATTATTAGTTACATTGCAGGAATTGGAGCAGGGTTCAAACAAGGGGTAATCGCAACCACAATCTACAACGCAGGAAGAATAGTAGCCTATGCCATAATCGGAACCCTCGTAGGCCTGATAAGCACCACAGTAAGCGAAGATTTCTTCAGTTCATATCAACAATACAGTGCTTTTGCCTTTAGTATAATCACAGTTTTGATTGGAGCAACCATACTAATGAAAAAACAAAACAGCACCTGCGACTGCAAAGAACAAAAACCCGACCGGTTCGGAATCGCAAAACTAACCGACAGATTTGACCTGCGGGCATTTTTCATGGGATTTAGCAGGGGATTTATTTTGTGCCCTCCTTTGGTTGCCCTTTTGGTTTATGCAGCAACTTTTAGTCAAATTAACCCCACAATGATGGCAGTTTTGTTTGGAGTGGGAACCGCAATCTCTCCCCTTTTGATTCTGGGGGGAGCCACAGGCTGGCTTTTGAAAAAGGCGCCCCTGTTCACGAAATGGTTGTCAAAAATTGGGGGAATCGCCCTTGTTTTCATGGGACTAAGCGTGTTGATTAGTTCATTAATCGAATTTACCTGA
- a CDS encoding lipoate--protein ligase family protein: MSERWRLLKLETTDAYTNMAIDQAILTARTQNKVPDTLRFYMWNPSAVTVGRFQKLENEINVEECKKQHVDIVRRISGGGAVYHDKNGEITYSITAKTVDLGCKDLDLLGAYQKICSGLNEAVKVLGADADYNPPDAKRCPNLSVNGKKISGNAQTTKKGVLMQHGTFLLQIDYPTMFKLLKVPWSTNLDTVIAVAKHKLGCVKQDITPDFSVQEAYNALVSGFEKALNVEFVEESLTEYEKNLAEKLKKEKFVTEDWNFLGESSFC; encoded by the coding sequence TTGTCTGAGCGTTGGAGACTCCTAAAACTTGAAACCACAGACGCTTACACAAACATGGCAATCGACCAAGCAATCCTTACTGCCCGAACCCAAAACAAGGTTCCAGACACTTTGCGGTTTTACATGTGGAACCCCTCTGCCGTTACTGTTGGACGATTTCAAAAATTAGAAAACGAAATCAACGTGGAAGAATGCAAAAAACAGCACGTAGACATAGTCCGAAGAATAAGTGGCGGAGGGGCAGTATATCACGACAAAAATGGAGAAATAACCTACAGCATAACCGCAAAAACCGTTGACCTTGGATGCAAAGACTTGGACCTTTTAGGGGCTTACCAAAAAATTTGCAGTGGACTGAACGAGGCTGTAAAGGTTTTGGGTGCAGACGCTGATTACAATCCTCCTGACGCCAAACGGTGCCCTAACCTTTCTGTAAACGGAAAAAAGATTTCTGGCAACGCCCAAACCACAAAAAAAGGCGTTTTAATGCAACATGGCACCTTTTTGCTTCAAATAGACTACCCTACTATGTTCAAGTTGCTTAAGGTGCCTTGGTCAACCAATTTAGACACGGTAATTGCAGTCGCCAAACACAAACTAGGATGCGTAAAACAGGATATAACCCCAGATTTTTCAGTTCAAGAAGCCTACAATGCATTAGTTTCAGGGTTTGAAAAGGCGTTAAACGTAGAATTTGTTGAAGAATCCTTAACTGAATACGAAAAAAATCTTGCAGAAAAATTAAAAAAAGAAAAGTTTGTGACCGAGGATTGGAATTTCCTCGGTGAGTCCTCGTTTTGTTGA
- a CDS encoding sodium-translocating pyrophosphatase → MIDWTIAPITAGLSVLVAIYLYFYINKQDAGSEKMQEISNAIAEGARAFMKVEFKYLAAFVAVMAVILTFVPLVADIGFSYLMGPAFIFGALCSAIAGVLGMTVALKANVRSANAAKEGLNKAFPIAFRGGAVMGLAVVGLALLGLSAVYALTNDTGIILGFSFGASAMALFAKIGGGIYTKTADVGADLVGKVEHNIPEDDPRNPGVIADNVGDNVGDVAGMGADLFDSYVASIVAVMTLGGAQSMIDFGFTNISFEHVPLVFAGLGVIASILGVAIVRVGKKGNPGKALNLGTYITCVMFGLLTLGATYYLDINIGVWAAAVIGLAGGIIIGVTTDYFTSIDKPPVIKTAEASQTGSAVNIITGFSYGLLSVFPALLGIAFASIGAYSVTEYFMPGVEGAGVYGIGMAAVGMLSIVGMIVAGDAFGPISDNAGGIAEQAGLDEEVLEITASLDAAGNTSKAITKGFAIGAAGLTVIALLAAFQEIAAQATGVSIQFNLMDPLVLTGALIGLAIPAVFSAMVMLSVGKNAYVMIEEIRRQFRDIPGLLEGKEGVKADYASCVDIATKGALKELIAPSVLSIAITLIVGFIGGIQALGGYLAGSIFSGLIFALLMSNAGGLWDNAKKYIEAGAFGGKGSEPHKAAVVGDTVGDPFKDTAGPSLNTLITVMSLVASVFAPTIAMYALLA, encoded by the coding sequence ATGATTGATTGGACAATAGCGCCTATCACAGCAGGACTATCCGTTCTAGTTGCAATTTATCTTTACTTCTACATTAACAAACAAGACGCCGGTTCAGAAAAAATGCAAGAAATTTCTAACGCCATCGCAGAAGGTGCCCGAGCCTTCATGAAAGTGGAGTTCAAATACCTCGCAGCATTCGTCGCAGTCATGGCAGTTATCTTAACTTTTGTTCCTTTGGTTGCAGACATTGGATTTAGTTATCTAATGGGGCCAGCATTCATTTTTGGTGCCCTTTGTTCTGCGATTGCAGGTGTTTTAGGAATGACTGTTGCCCTAAAGGCAAACGTCAGATCAGCAAACGCCGCAAAAGAAGGACTCAACAAAGCATTCCCGATAGCCTTCCGTGGAGGAGCCGTCATGGGCTTAGCCGTAGTCGGATTGGCTCTTTTGGGATTAAGCGCAGTTTATGCATTAACTAACGACACTGGAATAATTCTTGGCTTCAGCTTTGGTGCAAGTGCAATGGCACTGTTCGCAAAGATTGGAGGCGGAATCTATACTAAAACAGCTGACGTTGGCGCAGACCTTGTAGGCAAGGTAGAACACAACATACCAGAAGACGACCCCAGAAACCCTGGAGTAATCGCCGACAACGTTGGTGACAACGTCGGTGACGTCGCCGGTATGGGAGCAGACCTTTTTGACTCATACGTAGCAAGCATCGTTGCAGTTATGACATTAGGAGGAGCACAATCAATGATTGATTTTGGCTTTACCAACATCTCATTTGAGCATGTGCCACTGGTGTTTGCCGGACTTGGAGTTATCGCTTCAATTTTGGGCGTTGCAATAGTTCGTGTGGGCAAAAAAGGAAACCCTGGAAAAGCACTCAACCTAGGAACTTACATAACATGTGTAATGTTTGGTTTGTTAACCCTAGGAGCAACATACTACCTAGACATCAACATAGGTGTCTGGGCAGCCGCAGTCATTGGATTAGCTGGTGGAATTATTATTGGAGTTACCACGGACTACTTTACTTCTATCGACAAGCCCCCAGTAATCAAAACAGCTGAAGCATCACAAACAGGTTCTGCAGTAAACATTATCACTGGATTCTCTTACGGATTGCTCAGCGTATTCCCAGCACTATTGGGAATTGCTTTTGCATCAATTGGAGCATACTCGGTAACTGAATACTTTATGCCCGGTGTTGAAGGAGCAGGTGTTTACGGCATCGGAATGGCAGCAGTCGGAATGTTATCAATTGTAGGTATGATTGTAGCAGGAGACGCTTTCGGACCTATTTCTGACAACGCTGGTGGAATCGCAGAACAAGCAGGACTTGACGAAGAAGTTCTAGAAATTACTGCAAGCCTTGACGCAGCAGGCAACACTTCTAAAGCCATTACCAAAGGGTTTGCCATTGGTGCAGCGGGACTTACTGTAATTGCGTTACTTGCGGCTTTCCAAGAAATTGCAGCCCAAGCAACAGGTGTTAGCATTCAGTTCAACTTGATGGACCCATTAGTCTTGACAGGTGCTCTGATTGGTCTTGCAATACCTGCAGTGTTCTCAGCAATGGTAATGCTCAGCGTAGGCAAAAACGCATACGTCATGATTGAAGAAATCCGCCGACAATTCCGAGACATCCCAGGCTTGCTAGAAGGCAAAGAAGGCGTCAAAGCAGACTATGCATCATGTGTAGACATCGCCACAAAAGGTGCACTCAAAGAGTTGATTGCCCCAAGTGTTTTGTCTATTGCTATCACTTTGATAGTAGGTTTCATTGGAGGAATCCAAGCCCTTGGTGGATACCTAGCAGGAAGCATATTCTCAGGACTTATCTTTGCTCTGTTGATGTCTAACGCTGGTGGACTTTGGGACAACGCAAAGAAATACATCGAAGCTGGTGCATTTGGCGGCAAAGGCTCTGAACCCCACAAAGCAGCTGTAGTTGGTGACACAGTTGGTGACCCATTCAAAGACACCGCAGGACCTTCGTTGAACACGTTGATCACTGTCATGTCTTTGGTTGCTTCAGTATTTGCACCAACAATTGCAATGTATGCACTGCTAGCATAG